In Armatimonadota bacterium, a single genomic region encodes these proteins:
- a CDS encoding amidohydrolase family protein, with product MAAEKAAKLGMTRRQFLRTGGGMAVSLIAMNQVFGDSFRVSMEEADDPDAFAANEPQNQFIFDVQTHHVDVESEWYSKTPEGNLSANFFRTFRPSAKSTKEALELLNRDHYVKEIFMDSDTKMVIVSGVPTATWDANPLPPDRMVATRKHVNDLAGSKRALSHGLIRPNLGGKELEELERQVKELKIDAWKVYTGAETGKNAWWMDDEKVAYPFWALTEKLGVKNVCVHKGLPLGVFNEEHCKPKDLIKAAKDFPNLNFIAYHSGFRGFRPLRPREGEATDPAYIAWTSDLVKDLKDNPKVKNVYFELGATFDMTSAYQPEVCMHLLGQMLQVPDGENRILWGTDSIWNGSPQSQIVRLRRIKIKDELIEKHKYPQLTDAIKDKILGLNAARLFGIDPQESMKSIKEDKLTKKRAAYLEDPQPSNARYGWVWKSEPGRRPNQKFGG from the coding sequence ATGGCCGCCGAGAAAGCCGCAAAGCTAGGCATGACCCGGCGACAGTTCTTGCGCACGGGCGGCGGCATGGCCGTCTCGCTTATCGCCATGAACCAAGTCTTCGGCGACAGTTTCAGAGTCTCGATGGAAGAAGCCGACGACCCAGACGCCTTTGCCGCAAACGAGCCTCAAAACCAATTCATCTTCGACGTGCAGACGCACCACGTGGACGTAGAAAGCGAGTGGTATTCAAAAACGCCCGAAGGCAACCTGTCCGCCAACTTCTTCCGCACCTTCCGACCCTCGGCCAAATCGACCAAAGAGGCGCTCGAATTGCTCAACCGAGACCATTACGTCAAAGAGATCTTTATGGACTCCGATACCAAAATGGTCATCGTCAGCGGCGTGCCCACGGCTACCTGGGACGCCAACCCCTTGCCGCCCGACCGCATGGTCGCCACGCGCAAGCACGTCAACGACTTGGCCGGGAGCAAACGCGCCCTTAGCCACGGCCTCATCCGCCCAAATCTGGGCGGCAAGGAGCTCGAAGAACTCGAACGCCAGGTCAAAGAGCTGAAAATCGACGCTTGGAAAGTCTATACCGGCGCCGAGACGGGCAAGAACGCCTGGTGGATGGACGACGAGAAAGTCGCCTACCCCTTCTGGGCGCTTACGGAGAAGTTGGGCGTCAAGAACGTCTGTGTGCACAAGGGTCTGCCTCTCGGCGTCTTCAATGAAGAGCATTGCAAACCGAAAGATCTGATTAAGGCCGCCAAGGACTTTCCCAACCTCAACTTCATCGCCTACCACTCTGGGTTCAGAGGCTTTCGCCCCCTACGACCCCGCGAAGGCGAGGCGACCGACCCGGCCTACATCGCTTGGACCAGCGACCTGGTCAAAGACCTCAAGGACAATCCGAAGGTCAAAAACGTCTACTTTGAGCTCGGCGCCACCTTCGACATGACCAGCGCCTATCAGCCCGAAGTCTGCATGCACCTCTTGGGACAGATGCTCCAAGTCCCCGATGGCGAAAACCGCATCCTTTGGGGCACCGACAGCATCTGGAACGGCAGCCCCCAGAGCCAGATCGTCCGCCTGCGCCGCATCAAGATCAAGGACGAACTGATCGAAAAGCACAAATACCCCCAACTGACCGATGCCATCAAGGACAAAATCCTGGGCCTCAACGCCGCGCGCCTCTTTGGCATCGATCCCCAAGAATCCATGAAATCGATCAAAGAGGACAAGCTGACCAAAAAGCGCGCGGCCTACTTGGAAGACCCTCAACCGTCCAATGCGCGATACGGCTGGGTCTGGAAGTCAGAGCCCGGCCGCCGGCCCAACCAAAAATTCGGCGGCTAG
- the der gene encoding ribosome biogenesis GTPase Der → METSAPAKTRPPVVAIVGRPNVGKSTLFNRLIGKRAAIVEDTPGVTRDRLYHEAEWQDKAYGVIDTGGILFGEDDPLIEQVRVQAEIAISEADLILFLVDGKEGIHPADLEVADMLRKGRKPVLLLVNKADAPDRWAMVAADFHAMGLGAPMPVSSMHGHGVAEVLDAIFERAPEVPFEEDLSDNLPIAIVGRPNVGKSSLLNAVLGEARAIVSEIPGTTRDAVDTAFEWKGQSLTLIDTAGLKRPGKVQRTLEYYAQLRAERAIQRADAAVVVIDGQQGITHGDKRVAQYAHDGGKAIVWAVNKWDLIEPPDGQPRKRSAVKQDFATMMREQSPSFAYAPVCFVSALKRTGIGAMLDTAMEAADAAAFRIGTGELNTIIQEAIFERPLSRRGRILKVYYATMPAVRPPTIVLFVNDEELAHFSYIRYLENAIRRHYPYVGSQLKIIARPAHEKKG, encoded by the coding sequence ATGGAAACCTCTGCCCCTGCCAAGACGCGACCGCCCGTTGTGGCGATTGTGGGCCGCCCGAACGTGGGCAAGTCCACTCTTTTTAACCGCCTGATCGGCAAGCGAGCGGCGATCGTCGAGGATACGCCGGGAGTAACCCGAGATCGGCTCTATCACGAAGCGGAATGGCAGGACAAGGCTTACGGCGTGATCGATACGGGCGGCATCCTGTTCGGCGAGGACGATCCCTTGATCGAGCAGGTGCGCGTGCAGGCCGAGATCGCGATTTCCGAGGCCGATCTGATCCTTTTCTTGGTGGACGGCAAGGAGGGTATCCATCCGGCCGATCTGGAAGTGGCCGATATGCTTCGCAAGGGTCGAAAGCCGGTGTTGCTGTTGGTGAACAAGGCGGACGCCCCGGATCGATGGGCGATGGTGGCGGCAGACTTTCATGCGATGGGGCTTGGGGCTCCAATGCCTGTCTCGTCTATGCACGGGCATGGGGTGGCCGAAGTTCTCGACGCGATATTCGAGCGCGCGCCGGAAGTGCCGTTCGAAGAAGACCTGAGCGACAATCTGCCTATCGCGATCGTTGGCCGTCCGAACGTTGGAAAATCGTCGTTGCTGAACGCGGTTTTGGGCGAGGCGAGGGCGATCGTATCGGAGATTCCGGGCACGACGCGAGATGCGGTCGATACGGCCTTTGAGTGGAAAGGGCAGTCCCTGACATTGATCGACACTGCCGGTTTGAAAAGGCCCGGCAAGGTGCAGCGCACGCTGGAGTATTACGCGCAGTTGCGGGCAGAACGAGCAATCCAGCGCGCGGACGCGGCGGTTGTGGTGATCGACGGGCAACAGGGGATCACGCACGGGGATAAACGGGTGGCGCAGTACGCGCACGACGGCGGCAAGGCGATCGTATGGGCGGTCAACAAGTGGGACTTGATCGAGCCGCCGGACGGCCAGCCAAGAAAGAGGAGCGCGGTCAAGCAGGATTTTGCGACGATGATGCGCGAGCAGTCGCCGTCGTTTGCCTATGCGCCGGTCTGCTTCGTTTCGGCTCTAAAGCGCACTGGCATTGGGGCGATGCTCGATACGGCGATGGAGGCGGCGGACGCCGCGGCCTTTAGGATCGGCACAGGCGAATTGAACACGATTATCCAAGAGGCGATATTCGAGCGACCGCTCTCAAGGCGCGGGCGGATTTTGAAGGTTTACTATGCGACGATGCCTGCGGTGCGACCGCCAACGATCGTGCTGTTTGTGAACGACGAGGAGCTGGCGCACTTTTCGTACATTAGGTATTTAGAAAACGCGATCCGGCGACACTATCCGTATGTCGGTTCGCAATTAAAGATCATCGCCCGGCCCGCGCACGAGAAGAAGGGATAA
- a CDS encoding DUF1929 domain-containing protein — protein MRAYHRAPTARRLKLTVLCALAVLFLSQPPQAPGQNLYGTTGKWDFLYHGYYNSPFDYMEGTTLNPRPVRWREHHWGFTTSLFAPYNDASSPFRDFESAESVSLAGARERAREIRDTFGVHAVLLPGRLTLPESGGQQEGRGTVMLIGRGDQSRPFETMTVYTHSWNAHLLWRHAWDKALYPNAAQRHMFGFIGYSRDWQVENHSEFQAFAWSSNLFCSGHTVLDDGRLFVAGGSYHPPGHNEPTHGLYSLFAYNVEQWRNFSSTNNYLNQAGWKGSAAPSPDTLPTMSEKRWYASPLLLQDGSALVVGGIDNTGGSFYCVDQTTGKPRFTRNYDLYHPHTNQLTTYFLDKDDSCSPPHWFTNFNVNDERPALGNEYPRLHLVSFLDGQGQATSRATYNGPLYPVYVLNSHQKVPGCAPEQSAWDWKRKVGNGPGETAYPTITRSGLATVLLPRRDGSSNPQSVAGQTLNQVARIGGNQACAPHAGDDFARVYTYEHSADHAGSHHTKTASAPMGSFPPGRPGAKYPSAVLLPTGDLFVGGGMKHANDAGCAWQMGQHVRYESDLVKPSVSGGGWTGATWSAMEPMSNADIDQTFPLHNETHANDYNRGLLTPDGARMYHSTMILLPDGRILATGTDMDSHEGDDAYWNTGAPWPGGVDPRDRHRRARNLYPTIFSPPYLFKVVEGQHVRIDDSTDRPRITAQTLEEADYGQTIGVSYALPSGRQIQSAHLVRPGSVTHSVDFDQRLVRLNFSPSTGSQDSSGTLTVTMPWSPHVAPPGWYMLFLVDTAGVPSIATWVRAKPVVFPQCDIEEPGEMEFQFEGSEGESELTEEEALDAPAWRELSMPPVEVQARDRASGLLLRVYRLSITGVGPDGLARSPLYSTLPTGRYEFYIPPQQGYLGKRFEADLGPGARAFVALRSGDANGDDVVDSADLALATAQIGRQSDRRNGEFLQADLNKDGQVDAADVEIALRNLGRRGDR, from the coding sequence TTGCGCGCTTATCATCGCGCTCCGACCGCTCGGAGGCTTAAGCTGACCGTCCTCTGTGCGCTTGCCGTTCTTTTCCTCTCCCAGCCCCCTCAAGCCCCTGGGCAAAACCTGTACGGCACGACGGGCAAGTGGGACTTTCTCTATCACGGCTACTACAACTCGCCCTTCGACTACATGGAAGGCACGACCCTCAATCCGCGCCCGGTCAGGTGGCGCGAGCACCACTGGGGCTTCACGACCTCCTTGTTCGCGCCGTACAACGACGCCTCAAGCCCCTTTCGCGACTTTGAATCGGCCGAGAGCGTCAGTTTGGCCGGCGCTCGCGAGCGCGCGCGAGAGATTCGAGACACCTTCGGCGTGCACGCCGTGCTTTTGCCCGGCAGGCTGACTTTGCCCGAATCGGGCGGCCAGCAAGAGGGCCGTGGAACGGTCATGCTCATCGGTCGCGGGGATCAGTCAAGGCCGTTCGAGACCATGACCGTCTACACCCACAGTTGGAACGCCCACCTCTTGTGGCGGCATGCTTGGGACAAAGCGCTCTATCCAAACGCTGCCCAGCGCCATATGTTTGGATTCATCGGCTATTCGAGGGATTGGCAAGTCGAGAACCACTCGGAGTTTCAAGCATTCGCCTGGTCCTCTAATCTCTTCTGCAGCGGCCACACGGTTCTCGACGACGGCAGACTCTTTGTGGCGGGCGGCAGCTACCATCCGCCGGGGCATAACGAACCCACGCACGGGCTCTATTCCCTCTTTGCTTACAATGTCGAGCAGTGGCGAAACTTCTCATCGACGAACAACTACCTGAATCAAGCCGGCTGGAAAGGTTCGGCGGCGCCGTCGCCGGATACTCTTCCGACCATGTCCGAAAAGCGATGGTACGCCTCGCCGCTCCTCTTGCAGGACGGCTCGGCGCTCGTTGTCGGCGGCATCGACAATACTGGAGGCTCGTTCTACTGCGTCGATCAAACAACCGGCAAGCCTCGCTTCACCAGAAACTACGACCTTTACCATCCTCACACGAACCAACTGACGACTTACTTCCTCGACAAGGACGACTCGTGCTCGCCGCCGCACTGGTTTACAAACTTTAACGTCAACGACGAGCGGCCCGCGCTGGGCAACGAGTATCCTCGGCTTCACCTGGTCAGCTTCCTGGACGGCCAGGGTCAAGCGACCTCCCGAGCGACCTACAACGGCCCGCTCTATCCCGTCTACGTGCTCAACTCCCATCAGAAAGTTCCAGGGTGCGCGCCGGAGCAGAGCGCATGGGACTGGAAGCGAAAGGTCGGCAACGGCCCGGGCGAAACCGCCTATCCGACGATCACGCGGAGCGGCTTGGCGACCGTGCTGCTACCGCGCAGAGACGGCTCGTCCAACCCACAGAGCGTCGCAGGCCAGACGCTTAACCAAGTCGCACGGATTGGCGGAAACCAGGCCTGCGCGCCCCACGCCGGAGACGACTTCGCCAGAGTCTACACGTACGAGCACAGCGCGGATCATGCGGGCTCTCACCATACAAAGACCGCTTCCGCGCCGATGGGTTCCTTCCCGCCAGGCCGTCCGGGCGCCAAGTATCCCAGCGCGGTCCTCTTGCCCACGGGCGATCTGTTCGTGGGCGGCGGCATGAAGCATGCCAACGACGCCGGCTGCGCATGGCAGATGGGTCAGCACGTTCGATACGAGTCCGATCTCGTCAAGCCGAGCGTTTCGGGCGGAGGTTGGACCGGGGCGACGTGGAGCGCGATGGAGCCGATGTCGAACGCGGACATCGACCAGACTTTCCCCCTTCATAACGAGACCCATGCGAACGATTACAACCGAGGACTTCTAACTCCCGACGGCGCCCGGATGTACCATTCCACCATGATCCTGTTGCCCGACGGTCGAATTTTAGCGACGGGCACGGACATGGACTCGCACGAGGGCGATGATGCCTATTGGAACACTGGGGCGCCCTGGCCGGGCGGAGTCGATCCCCGGGATCGTCATCGCCGCGCGCGCAATCTCTATCCGACAATCTTTTCGCCGCCCTACCTGTTCAAGGTGGTCGAAGGCCAGCACGTTCGGATCGACGACTCGACGGACCGCCCTCGGATCACGGCCCAAACGCTGGAAGAGGCGGATTACGGCCAAACGATCGGCGTGAGCTATGCGCTGCCGAGCGGCCGACAGATTCAGTCGGCGCACCTGGTTCGACCCGGCTCGGTGACCCATTCGGTCGACTTCGACCAGCGACTGGTGCGGCTGAACTTCTCGCCTTCCACGGGCTCGCAAGACTCGTCCGGCACGCTGACGGTTACGATGCCTTGGTCGCCTCACGTCGCGCCGCCGGGATGGTACATGCTGTTTTTGGTCGACACGGCGGGCGTGCCCTCGATTGCGACGTGGGTCCGCGCGAAGCCGGTCGTTTTTCCTCAGTGCGATATCGAGGAGCCCGGCGAGATGGAGTTTCAGTTCGAAGGCTCTGAAGGCGAGTCCGAACTGACCGAGGAAGAGGCGCTTGACGCGCCGGCATGGCGCGAACTGTCCATGCCGCCCGTGGAAGTTCAAGCGCGCGACCGCGCGAGCGGCCTCTTGCTCCGGGTCTACCGCCTGTCGATCACGGGCGTCGGTCCGGACGGCTTGGCGCGATCGCCGCTCTATTCGACGCTGCCGACGGGCCGCTACGAGTTCTACATTCCGCCCCAGCAGGGCTATCTAGGCAAGCGGTTCGAGGCCGATCTGGGTCCGGGCGCTCGCGCCTTCGTGGCGCTCCGTTCGGGCGACGCTAACGGCGACGACGTCGTCGATTCGGCCGACCTTGCGCTGGCGACCGCCCAGATCGGCAGACAGAGCGACCGTCGAAACGGCGAGTTTCTGCAAGCCGATCTGAACAAGGACGGCCAGGTCGACGCCGCCGACGTCGAGATCGCGCTGCGCAACCTAGGCCGCCGGGGAGACCGATGA
- the sufD gene encoding Fe-S cluster assembly protein SufD translates to METTLVAEQNSSLASLYEDARSQLGAEPSWLTELRASAWDVFQRKGLPTTKMEDWRFMPLHVLKENDFRLASHGSMDAVPGEWSARLSIVNGRCVEVAGDLPDGAVVCSLREAVERMPDLVERFLAVQTPPSTHAFAALNAALFLDGAFVHIPKGVRIEKPILIAYRSQGAGTANFPRALVIAEESAEAVIVEEFLSSGLTWTSPVTEIFVSPNAHVEHVRLQRESLEAIHLASMGVYIERDAVAASQSISFGGALARLDIGAKLDGENIDCTLNGLYFAGQDQLVGNFTSIDHAMPNCQSHELYKGILDANGKGVFTGKIFVRQDAQKTDAKQTNQALLLSEDAQINSKPQLEIFADDVKCTHGATVGYLEQDPLFYLRSRGIPKRDAESILVFAFANDLVQRIPVESIRDQLESWLFERLKTA, encoded by the coding sequence CGAGCCCAGTTGGCTGACGGAATTGCGAGCCTCGGCTTGGGACGTTTTTCAGCGCAAGGGACTGCCGACCACCAAGATGGAGGATTGGCGATTTATGCCGCTCCATGTGCTTAAAGAGAACGACTTCAGGCTGGCTTCGCACGGTTCGATGGATGCAGTTCCAGGCGAGTGGTCGGCGCGCCTATCGATTGTGAACGGGCGATGCGTCGAGGTTGCGGGCGATTTGCCCGACGGGGCTGTTGTCTGCTCGTTGCGAGAGGCCGTCGAGCGAATGCCCGATCTGGTCGAGCGGTTTCTGGCCGTTCAAACGCCTCCTTCGACCCATGCGTTTGCGGCATTGAACGCGGCGCTCTTTTTGGACGGAGCGTTTGTGCACATTCCCAAGGGCGTCCGGATAGAGAAGCCGATTTTGATCGCTTACCGCTCGCAGGGCGCGGGCACGGCTAATTTCCCAAGAGCATTGGTCATCGCCGAAGAATCGGCCGAGGCCGTGATCGTCGAAGAGTTTCTCAGCAGCGGCTTGACATGGACGAGCCCGGTTACGGAGATTTTCGTCTCACCGAACGCCCATGTCGAGCATGTCAGGCTCCAGCGAGAGTCATTGGAGGCGATTCACCTGGCGTCGATGGGGGTTTACATCGAGCGGGATGCGGTTGCCGCGTCGCAATCGATCAGCTTTGGCGGGGCCTTGGCAAGGCTAGACATCGGGGCTAAATTGGACGGCGAAAACATCGATTGCACCTTGAACGGCTTGTACTTTGCCGGGCAGGATCAGTTGGTCGGCAACTTCACCTCGATCGACCATGCGATGCCCAACTGCCAGAGCCATGAACTTTACAAAGGGATTTTGGACGCAAACGGCAAGGGCGTTTTTACGGGCAAGATTTTTGTGCGGCAGGATGCTCAGAAGACGGACGCCAAGCAGACCAACCAAGCGCTGTTGCTCTCAGAGGACGCTCAGATCAACTCGAAGCCGCAGCTCGAGATTTTTGCAGACGACGTCAAGTGCACGCACGGCGCGACGGTCGGCTATCTAGAGCAGGACCCCCTCTTCTACCTGCGTTCGCGCGGCATCCCGAAGCGAGATGCAGAGAGCATCTTGGTCTTCGCCTTTGCCAACGACCTTGTGCAGCGCATACCGGTGGAATCGATCCGCGATCAGTTGGAGAGTTGGCTGTTCGAACGCCTTAAAACGGCCTAA
- the nadA gene encoding quinolinate synthase NadA, producing the protein MKTETGRPLYTAASRAIEEDSDIPHLSRDELIERINTLRIERQAVILSHNYQIPDIQDIADFVGDSLQLSQEAARTEARLIVFCGVHFMAETAAVLCPDKRVLIPDLEAGCSLAATITAEQLRAWKAEHPGAVVVAYVNTDAEVKAESDYCCTSSNAAKVVQSIPEDREILFLPDMFLGYYVQRVTGRKMHLWPGECHVHAGFRPERVMEMMEKHPDADFLIHPECGCVSQCMTALAEGDLPKDRTFVLSTGGMVRHAKETSQPVTLVATEVGILHQLQKAAPGKTFLPVKADAICQYMKTINLPKLYRSLRDDVYEVTVPKEIADKARLAIERMVSIAA; encoded by the coding sequence ATGAAAACCGAGACGGGGCGACCTCTCTACACGGCGGCCTCGCGCGCCATCGAAGAAGACAGCGATATCCCCCATCTTTCGCGGGACGAGTTGATCGAGCGCATCAACACATTAAGAATCGAACGGCAGGCGGTGATTCTGTCGCACAACTACCAGATTCCAGATATTCAGGATATAGCCGACTTCGTGGGCGATTCGTTGCAGCTGAGCCAAGAGGCTGCTCGTACGGAGGCGAGGCTGATCGTGTTCTGCGGCGTGCACTTTATGGCGGAGACGGCGGCCGTCTTGTGTCCGGACAAGCGGGTGCTGATTCCCGATCTGGAGGCTGGCTGTTCGTTGGCGGCAACGATCACGGCGGAACAGCTGCGGGCATGGAAGGCCGAGCATCCGGGCGCGGTCGTGGTGGCCTACGTCAACACCGACGCCGAGGTGAAGGCCGAGTCGGATTACTGCTGCACATCGAGCAACGCCGCCAAGGTCGTGCAATCGATTCCTGAGGACAGGGAGATACTGTTCCTGCCCGATATGTTCCTCGGATACTATGTGCAAAGGGTTACGGGCCGCAAGATGCATTTGTGGCCGGGCGAGTGCCATGTCCATGCGGGCTTTCGACCGGAGCGCGTGATGGAGATGATGGAGAAGCATCCCGACGCCGATTTTTTGATCCATCCCGAGTGCGGTTGCGTGTCGCAATGCATGACGGCGCTGGCGGAAGGCGACTTGCCCAAGGATCGGACGTTTGTGCTGAGCACGGGCGGAATGGTGCGACATGCCAAGGAGACGAGCCAGCCGGTTACGCTGGTCGCGACCGAAGTGGGCATCCTGCATCAGCTTCAAAAGGCGGCGCCGGGCAAGACTTTTCTGCCGGTTAAGGCCGATGCGATTTGCCAATACATGAAGACCATCAACCTGCCGAAGCTTTATCGATCGCTGAGGGACGACGTTTACGAGGTTACCGTGCCGAAGGAGATCGCCGACAAGGCGAGGCTGGCCATAGAAAGGATGGTATCGATCGCCGCCTAA
- a CDS encoding SUF system NifU family Fe-S cluster assembly protein → MNEIDELYQETILDHNRTPRNYGRLAEFNRRADGYNPLCGDRITVYAQVDGETLSAVGFESVGCAISKASASMMTEALKGKAISEVDQLFAIFHRLITTGEDGEELGKLAAFGGISSYPTRVKCASLAWHALQAAIHDQTERVTTE, encoded by the coding sequence ATGAACGAGATTGACGAGCTTTATCAAGAGACCATCTTGGATCACAATCGCACGCCGCGCAACTATGGCCGGTTGGCCGAGTTTAACCGTCGGGCGGACGGCTACAATCCATTGTGCGGGGATCGGATAACGGTCTATGCCCAGGTGGACGGCGAGACTTTGAGCGCGGTCGGTTTCGAATCGGTCGGATGCGCCATTTCGAAGGCCTCGGCGTCGATGATGACCGAGGCATTGAAGGGCAAGGCGATCTCGGAAGTGGATCAGCTGTTCGCCATTTTTCACCGGCTGATCACGACTGGCGAGGATGGCGAGGAACTGGGCAAACTGGCGGCCTTCGGGGGCATCAGTTCTTATCCGACGCGGGTCAAGTGCGCCAGCCTGGCTTGGCACGCGCTACAGGCGGCGATCCATGATCAGACCGAACGGGTAACCACGGAGTAA
- a CDS encoding SUF system Fe-S cluster assembly protein, with product MSGLDTVVLRNNVVEALHQIYDPEIPINIYDLGLIYDVDVKAEGDVHVQMTLTTPACPVAGSLPGEVEQHVREVEGVRDVVVELVWDPPWTPDLLTDEAKLELGLL from the coding sequence ATGTCTGGATTAGATACCGTCGTATTGCGAAACAACGTTGTGGAAGCGCTGCATCAGATCTATGATCCCGAAATCCCGATCAACATCTATGACCTAGGGTTGATCTACGACGTGGATGTGAAGGCTGAGGGCGACGTGCACGTGCAGATGACGCTGACGACGCCCGCCTGTCCGGTGGCCGGATCGTTGCCGGGAGAGGTGGAGCAGCACGTCCGAGAGGTCGAGGGCGTGCGGGACGTGGTGGTCGAACTGGTTTGGGACCCGCCCTGGACCCCCGACCTGTTGACCGACGAGGCGAAGTTAGAGTTGGGCCTGCTTTAG
- a CDS encoding DUF1559 domain-containing protein codes for MKKGFTLIELLVVIAIIAILAGILFPVFAQTREKARQTLCLSNQKQIGLASQMYMQDYNEMFFSHERSLSGTARTWQEDWWMYLLMPYTKMKVGEKTGNKDNFFNCPSNPTYVELTGTRPLAEWNVTMNPATRRYELWLSYAVSEHIFKDPFFGAWEEPSTSFFMLEIRNKGGGQGALAAGDTDIDCTQTNETWCGHMGGANFLFVDGHSKWHKCVYRGTEEQARVTAAMWIYPIWCGPDDNYPIGPWSPRAGD; via the coding sequence ATGAAAAAGGGATTCACGTTGATCGAACTGCTCGTCGTGATCGCCATCATTGCAATACTGGCCGGTATCTTGTTCCCCGTGTTCGCTCAGACGCGGGAGAAGGCGCGGCAGACTCTATGCCTGTCCAATCAGAAGCAGATCGGGCTCGCCTCGCAGATGTACATGCAGGATTACAATGAGATGTTCTTCAGCCACGAGCGGTCTTTGAGCGGAACCGCCCGCACCTGGCAGGAAGATTGGTGGATGTACCTATTGATGCCTTACACAAAGATGAAGGTCGGTGAGAAGACGGGCAATAAGGATAATTTCTTCAACTGTCCCAGCAATCCGACCTATGTCGAGTTGACCGGCACGCGGCCGTTGGCCGAATGGAACGTTACCATGAACCCGGCTACGCGCCGATACGAACTGTGGCTGAGCTACGCCGTCTCCGAGCATATTTTCAAAGATCCTTTCTTTGGGGCTTGGGAGGAGCCGTCCACCTCTTTCTTTATGTTAGAGATCAGAAACAAAGGCGGCGGACAGGGCGCTTTGGCCGCTGGCGATACCGACATCGATTGCACGCAAACGAACGAGACCTGGTGCGGCCACATGGGCGGCGCAAACTTTCTCTTTGTTGACGGTCACAGCAAGTGGCACAAGTGCGTCTATCGGGGCACGGAAGAGCAGGCGCGAGTTACGGCCGCCATGTGGATCTATCCGATTTGGTGCGGACCGGACGATAATTATCCGATCGGTCCTTGGTCGCCTCGCGCTGGAGACTAG